One Melospiza melodia melodia isolate bMelMel2 chromosome 1, bMelMel2.pri, whole genome shotgun sequence genomic window carries:
- the BASP1 gene encoding brain acid soluble protein 1 — MGGKLSKKKKGYSVNDEKAKDKDKKAEGAATEEEETPKEAEDAQKTTETTEVKENNKEEKGEKDTQVTANKTEEKEGEKEKTVTQEETQKTEPEKSEAVVDAKVEPQKNTEQAPKQEEPTAASAPAASSEAPKPSEPSADAKASQPSEATAPSKADDKSKEEGEAKKTEAPATPAAQETKSEVAPASDSKPSSNEAAPSSKEPAATAAPSSTAKASDPAAPPEEAKPSEVPATNSDQTIAVQD, encoded by the coding sequence ATGGGAGGCAAACTGAGCAAGAAGAAGAAGGGATACAGTGTCAATGATGAAAAAGCTAAAGACAAAGACAAGAAGGCTGAAGGAGCAGCAACTGAGGAAGAGGAGACTCCAAAGGAGGCTGAGGATGCCCAGAAAACCACAGAGACCACAGAAGTGAAGGAGAACAACAAGGAGGAGAAGGGAGAAAAGGATACTCAGGTCACTGCCAATAAGAcggaagaaaaagaaggagagaaggagaaaaCAGTGACCCAGGAAGAAACCCAGAAAACAGAACCTGAGAAGTCAGAGGCCGTTGTCGATGCAAAAGTAGAGCCACAGAAGAACACCGAGCAGGCACCCAAGCAAGAGGAGCCgactgctgcctctgctcctgctgccagtaGCGAAGCGCCCAAACCCTCTGAGCCTAGCGCTGATGCAAAAGCTTCCCAGCCTTCAGAAGCCACAGCTCCCAGTAAAGCAGATGACAAGAGCaaagaggaaggggaagccaaaaAGACTGAGGCTCCCGCAACGCCTGCAGCCCAAGAAACTAAAAGTGAAGTGGCCCCAGCTTCAGACTCAAAACCTAGCAGCAACGAGGCTGCGCCCTCTTCCAAGGAGCCCGCGGCAACAGCAGCACCTAGTTCCACTGCTAAGGCCtcggaccctgcagcccctccagagGAAGCGAAACCTTCTGAAGTTCCAGCCACTAATTCGGATCAAACCATAGCAGTGCAAGATTAA